One Trichormus variabilis 0441 genomic window, CTCTAAATCCCAAATTCTTTCATAGCCGTAACACAACGGCAATATCCCAAATTCTTTCATAGCCGTAACACAACGGCAATAAAGCGGGAAGAAAATCTACACCGCTTTTTGCCTCCCCTACTTAAGATTTACTTTATAAATGGTCTCTTAGTGCCTGCTTTTAAAACTAGACAGACAAGCTTCTAGGTGTGGACAGTCTTCGCACTGCATTTCTTTACCAGGGTTAGGACATCCACAAGGAGGATTAACAAAACAATCATTTGGATTTGTGGGGAATAAATGCTTTTTGCATAGCAATTGTAAGGCGGCTTCATGTAGACAAAAAATACAATCTTGCACCATTCTCATCTCCTTATAAGGTGGAATTATGACGCTACTGACCACCTAATCCAAGCTGAAACTTGGTCTTCCACTACAAACACTCGTTTTTGCGAATTAGCAGTTTCCGCCACCAGCACTTTCAGTGTCACCGTATCTATATTGTTAATCAGGTAGTTTCCGTAACCAACAACTTTTCCCAAATGCCCAGTTTGTTGATTAAGTACATAATCTCCTGTGGAGAACATAACAGTATTACAACTTTTAAAAATAAATTCGACATACTATATTGATTCTGGATGAACAATTTAGTAAAAGCCTCATACTTGTAGATTGTTCTAATTGAAACCCCGGAAATATATTCCAGTTCTTGACTCTCTGCCCTTGGATATAATCAAGACTTACGCACCCAGGTTGTCTGTTGAGATTGGGTGTAATGATGTAAACGTCCGAACCCTTGATTGTTCGTTCTCACGGGTAAGTTTTAACCTCTGTGCAACTTTTTCCTCGTCTTTACGTCTCACACTGAGAATACCTAATTACCTATCGTAGATATTGCCTACGCCATACTACCTGCTACGCTCTATAACTACTTAGCCTAACATTTTCATGAAAACCCCATCATAATCGCTGCGAAACTTGCATTCATAGCTGATTAAATGGCGGATAACAGGAGCATATGCTGATAATCACTAATTATTGGTGAAATTAGCAAAAATACTCAATTTATTTTCAGTAAAATCACCCTTATTTAAATTAAGCTACTGAGTTTATGCTAGCGTTTCAAAGATTACTTGCTAGCCTCCGTTTTCTTATCTTATATTGCATTAATTTATAGCTAGATGTACTGCTGTGATTAATTTATAGGTAATTGGCTTTCTAAAGCACAGCATTTAATCTTTCAGTGGTGTACAATATATAATCCTTGCGAAGTATTGACTTTTTGGAGATTGTAATTATTCATATTGCATATTTTCACAAAAAGTTATAAATTATTAATCTGTAGGGGAAAATGAGTCTTTAAAACCAAATCCTAATTTATTCAGGATATGAGGAACTATTAAGACTTCATCTAAACCTTAAACAGCCCCAGGGATATGTTTTTATTTGGTAAAGCATAGTTCCAGCAATAATAATGGAACGACAGATAATCTAAAAATATATCTTTATAGTACGGTTTTTAGTAATTGCTTGATAAGTTGAGGTAATTAATTACAGTTATAGCTGTAACTTATCACAATCATCAGTGATTGCTAGCAAATTAATTGTGCATTCAGAATTATAAAAATCAACGGCTTTTAAAATTTATATTCGGTTGTTATCTCAATTGATGTAGGCTATTTAAACAATTATCTTTGCTATTTATGTGAAGGTAAGACTACCAAAGCGCATCTACCAACAATTCACACCCCCAATGGAGTTAATCTGGCGATGCAGAAGCTAAACGGACTGCTAACAAATGACATTATAGAAGAATCAGCATGGGAAGCTCTAGAAAAGTCAATTTTATATTATAAAGGTCGTCCAGTAGGGACGGTTGCAGCCTTTGATGCTTCTGTAGAAGCATTAAATTACGACCAATGTTTTGTGAGAGATTTTGTTTCATCAGCATTAATTTTTTTGATTAAGGGTAAAACAGATATTGTCCGCAACTTTCTAGAAGAAACATTAAAATTACAGCCTAAAGATAGACAGTTAGATGCTTATAAGCCGGGGCGGGGATTAATTCCAGCCAGCTTTAAAGTAGTCTCAGATAATGGTGAAGAATATTTAGAAGCGGATTTTGGTGAACACGCGATCGCACGCGTTACACCAGTTGATTCTTGTTTATGGTGGATTCTTTTATTGCGTGCTTATGTAGTAGCCACCAAAGATTTTTCTCTAGCATATCAGCCAGAATTCCAAACAGGTATTCGGCTAATTATGGAAATATGCTTGGCAAATCGTTTTGATATGTATCCAACATTATTGGTTCCTGATGGTGCCTGCATGATTGACCGCCGATTAGGTATTTATGGTCATCCTTTGGAACTACAAGTTTTATTTTATGCGGCGTTACGTGCAGCCCGTGAAATGTTAATTTGTCAAGGAAATCAAGATGTTGTGGAAGCAATTGATAACCGCCTACCGCTTTTGTGCGCCCACATCCGCCAACATTATTGGATAGATATTAATCGCTTAAATGCAATTTATCGCTTCAAGAGTGAAGAATACGGTAAAGCAGCCGTCAACTTATTTAACATTTATGTAGACTCTATTCCCTATTACGAATTAGATAAATGGTTGCCTAAAAAAGGTGGTTATTTAGCTGGTAATGTTGGCCCTTCCCAGTTGGATACTCGCTTTTTTGCCCTGGGTAATTTGATGGCGATTATTTCTGACTTAGCCACAGAGGAACAGTCACAAGCTATTATGACTCTCATCGAAGATAGATGGGAAGATTTGGTAGGAGATATGCCAATGAAAATCTGCTACCCAGCTTTAGAAGATGAAGAATATAGAATTGTCACAGGGTGCGACCCGAAAAATATACCTTGGTCGTATCATAATGCAGGAAGTTGGCCAGTTTTGATGTGGATGCTAGCAGCAGCATCTGTAAAAGCTGGGAAACCTTATATAGCAGGTAAAGCCATTGAAATTGCTCAAGCACGCCTTTTAGAAGATGAGTGGCCAGAGTATTACGATGGCAAAAAAGGACGACTCATCGGTAAACAAGCCAGAAAATATCAAACCTGGACAATAGCTGGCTTTTTATTAGCGGCGGAATTGATGGAAAATCCTTCTCATTTATCATTAATTAGCTTTGATAAACTACCATCAGAATTGGTTTCCAGGGCGTGTGAGTTTGAAATTGGCAGTGTAGATACTTCTATCTCTCTATAAATTTTTATCTACACTCATATGCTCTAAGATTTTATATGCGTAACCCCTTGTAATTGCCAGGGGTTTTTTTATGAGAAATTAGTACATCCATCTGAGCAAGGCTTCCAGAGCGATCGCCTCTGGCGGACAGGTACACTATCCCACAACCTCA contains:
- a CDS encoding glycoside hydrolase 100 family protein, whose translation is MQKLNGLLTNDIIEESAWEALEKSILYYKGRPVGTVAAFDASVEALNYDQCFVRDFVSSALIFLIKGKTDIVRNFLEETLKLQPKDRQLDAYKPGRGLIPASFKVVSDNGEEYLEADFGEHAIARVTPVDSCLWWILLLRAYVVATKDFSLAYQPEFQTGIRLIMEICLANRFDMYPTLLVPDGACMIDRRLGIYGHPLELQVLFYAALRAAREMLICQGNQDVVEAIDNRLPLLCAHIRQHYWIDINRLNAIYRFKSEEYGKAAVNLFNIYVDSIPYYELDKWLPKKGGYLAGNVGPSQLDTRFFALGNLMAIISDLATEEQSQAIMTLIEDRWEDLVGDMPMKICYPALEDEEYRIVTGCDPKNIPWSYHNAGSWPVLMWMLAAASVKAGKPYIAGKAIEIAQARLLEDEWPEYYDGKKGRLIGKQARKYQTWTIAGFLLAAELMENPSHLSLISFDKLPSELVSRACEFEIGSVDTSISL